The genomic segment gaacatctagtcaaatggctaccctgactatttgcattgccccaccCCTTTTACgctgtcactttaataactctatctacatgtacatattacatcaactaaccggtgcccctgcacattaactctgtacctgtaccccctgtacatagcctctctattgttattttactgccaCTCTGTAGTCATTTgtaacttttatttcttattcttactttttgtaggtattttttttattgcattgttggttaatggcttgtaagtaagcatttcactgtaaggtctacctacacctgttgtgttctgcgcatgtgacaaaatttGATTTGGATATGTTGGCCTACAAGTAGCCTAGCCTATTAATTTATATGCATAATGTAGCCTTATCCAACCATTTGCCACATATTGAAATGATGTTATCTCTGGAGTCATTGCAAATCAATTTGTGCCAACTATTAATGGCTGTGTTTGTTTAGTTAATATAATTGTAAGTTATCATTTGTGATCATAGTCACAGCTCTATCGCAATTGCCAGCTTGTTGTTAGAATGCATTAGATTGACGgtaaaacaaaacacattttttttttcaagaatATTCAGTTCATATCCATATTATTAATATTCGTTCGGTGATTGAAATTCCAGCAACAAAAGCAATGTTACCTGTAAATCTGATGTAGTTATGTACATGCCAAAATGGATTTATTTATAATAACAGCGTTCAAACGAGTTCATTTTACATCAATACATGTCGATTTATCTGGCGAGTTTAATAAAGGCGAATTATATTTTGTCTTGCAACATATTCAAATTAATGTATTATGTCACGCTACCTCGCAATATTATTTTGATGGAAAACTGAATTTTGATCATTTCGTCGTGACAAGTTAAGTAGATATTAATTCTTAATTCGCTGTATTATGTTATGGAAAAGGGGTTTATTAGGTTTAATGTGTCAAACTCCTCTATTACTACGAGAAAGGGGCTAGTTTTCAGGGCTTGTTGGTGGGTTTTGTATGGACAATAGGCACTTTTTTTTAAGCAAACCTGGCAACCTTGTTTCCCGCTATTTTTATCTTCCGGATTTAAGCAAGGCTCATGGCAGCAGATAGCACAATGTGTAATGGCCAAGAAACGGCCTCCATGAACGGAGAGCCATCTTTCAAGCGACATCGGGAGAGTGGACAGGTCGAGTCCCTGCGGATTCCGAAGGAACCTCGGAATAAAGTAACCGTGGTCCTCGGTGCGCAATGGGGAGACGAGGGAAAGGGGAAAGTGGTTGACCTGCTAGCACTGGATGCGGATTTAGTCTGCCGGTGTCAGGTACGTAGCTACTTTAACTAGCTAGCAAACAAGGCATTTTGAACTTGACAAAAGTACGCCAGTCGTTCTGCTGCGTTGGCTAGGCAAAACCAATTCTAGTTAGTGTATATAATATTTAGGAAATGTGCTTACTAGATAACTTTAGCTATTTAGCAACTTATCATGCGAacgttagcattgctagctaaGCATGTTATCTGGTGGTAGCGGGTAACAACCCGCAACAACAAATGGGTTATCTAGCTACAGTAACGAGTGGGTATAGTTTGGGACGTTTCAACCGGAATCTGTTCCAAACACTTCGTAAATAAtaaggttgccaacaaacaactCATACAAAGTTGTATAGTGGGCAGAATAAGATACCGGGTAGGGAGTGGGTAAATGTGTTACATTTTTCCGAATAAAACGTGGTGATTGAAAAAGGTGTCACTCTGGTAGCCTATGGACAAGCTTTAAGTATAAGCTATGTGGTGAGTTGATGCCTATTCGGCAGCTATTTAGCTAGGTGAATTGATCATCCTACTTTGTATGTGCTGTTTGTTGGCATCCTTGTTATTTAAGTTTTggacagattcctgttggaaagTTCCACAAATTATGCCCACCCTACAGTAACAATTGCAGTTCGCTAAATGTCTTTTGTCGGCTTCCCTGGTAAAATACTGCCAACATTGGTTTCATTCGACTAGTTTTGACTGGTGAGTAGTAAACCGTTATCTCCTGTTAACTACACAAACACGTGTCCGAATTTTGTACTAAACTGAAGTTTTATAGCTGTTGAAACAAAGCTTTTCCAGTTAACAGGTAGTTTACTTATTCACATTTGTCTGTGAtgtagttgtaaaaaaaaaaaaacgtgaatAAACTTATCACTGGTGGGGGTGAAACAAATTCATGCTCTCTGTACTTTCAATGCCTTTTTCCTGAAGGTTGGTAAACAATGGTGCAAAAAAAATTTGCCAGTTAACTGGTACTTACATGTTCGTTCACTGTGGGCTGTACTCAATTTCTGCTCCTTCTCTTGTTGTTCATGTAAATGTTGTCTCTTTCAGGGAGGCAACAACGCAGGCCACACAGTGGTGGTGGACTCTGTGGAGTACGACTTCCACTTGCTGCCCAGTGGAGTGCTCAACAAGAAGGCTGTCTCATTTATTGGTGAGTTGGCCCTCTTACACTTCATCCTCCACAATGTTTTCATTGGTTTGGTTTCCTATTCAAACCATCCGTAACTGAACTGCTCATCCACAGGGAACGGGGTTGTGATACACCTGCCTGGCCTCTTCGAGGAGGCTGAAAAGAACCTGCAGAAAGGCAACGGTGAGTATTGGCAATTGAAGAGGCCTGCAGGAAAGATGATGGTGATGAAGGAAGTTGATTCCACTGATGACACTTGACCTGCTATTTGTATTTGTCATTGTCCAGGACTGCAAGGATGGGAGACTCGGTTAAAGATATCTGACCGTGCACACATTGGTAAGACATGGCTGTTTGATTTACAAGTCTTTGGTTTAGTGTCTTGCAATTCTATgaatttatgttttttttgtgtgtatctgCTTTTAGTGTTCAACTTCCACCAAGCTGTTGATGGGATCCAGGAACAACAGAGACAGCTACAGGCGGGAAACAAGTGCGTGGGTTTTATTGTATGAGGAAGTGATGGTGACTGTGTTCATAAAGCGTCTCTGATTTGGAGTGCTTATCTGAGACTCTTTGAAGACGATGCCCTGTTCTTCATTTTACTATGTGGTGAAAGTGGttgtagcaacaacaacaaaatattgaAGTCATGGTAGCCTTTTAGGGCTACTGCAAAGGCAGTGTTCATTAATGCTGTGGCATTCCTGAATGTCCATTCTTCTGATTTTGATTGATTGTTTTCCAGTTTGGGAACCACCAAAAAGGGCATTGGACCTGCCTATTCTTCCAAAGCTGCTCGCAATGGACTGCGAGTCTGTGACCTTGTGTCTGATTTCACTGTCTTTGCGGAGAAGTTAGTACCAAAATTATTGTTTGTAAGAATGCATGTAATTTACCTGAAATACACTTTTGAACCTTAATGATTTTAATGATCACTAAAAAAGTTGATGTTGATTGGTAGCTGATGGCATTTCTTCATCCACAGGTTCCGTGTGTTGGCAGGGCAATTCCTGACTATGTACCCCGACCTAAATGTTGACATTGATAATGAGCTGCAACAACTGAAGGTGAAAAGAACACTGCTTTAATGTCCCAATATACACTAcgattcaaaggtttggggtcacttagaaatgaccttgttttttaaagaaaagcaaaaaagttgtccattaaaataacataaaattgatcagaaatacagggtagacattgttaatgttgtaaatgactattgtaactggaaacggctgatttttaaattatttttttatttttatgaaatatctacgtaggcttacagaggcccattatcagcaaccatcactcctgtgttccaatggcacattgttagctaatccaagtgtatcattttaaaaggctatttgatcattagaaaacccttttgtaattatgttagcacagctgaaaacttgttctgatttaaagaagcaataaaactgtcctgggtttgattacaggctcaaaatagccagaaacaaagccctttcttctgaaaattgtcagtctattcttgaaaagaaggctattccatgctagaaactgaagatctcgtactactcccttcacagacgAGCGCAAATtggctttaaccagaatagaaagaggagtagtgggaggccctggtgcacaactgagcaagaggacaagtacactagagtgtctagtttgagaaacggatgcctcacaagtcctcaactggcagcttcattaaatagtaccagtctcaacttcaacagtgaagatgcgactccgggatgctggcctttcagctgtgctatcataattgtaaaagggttttctaatgatcaagtagccttttaaaatgatacacttggattagctaacacaacttgccattggaacacaaagtgatggttgctgataatgggcctatgtagatattccattttaaaaaatggctgtttccagctacaatagtcacttacaacattaactatgtccACACGGTGTTTCTGATCAAGttgctgttattttaatggacaaaaaaagcttttctttcaaaaacgaggacatttctatgtgaccccaaacttttgaacggtagtgtgtgtgtgtgtgtgtgtgtgtgtgtgtgtgtgtgtgtgtattatagcTAGCttaatttaaaataaaatcttTGTTCTGAGCCATAAATCACCTGCCCAGGTtgcagtcaaatcaaatgttaacgtgaaatgcttacttacaagccattaaccaacaatgcagttcaagaaatagttcaGAAAATATTGCTAAATAAACTAGAGTTGAAAGTAACATTTAAGATATAATtacgaggctatatgcagggggtatcaagtcaatgtgcaggttagtcaaggtaatatgtaggtaggggtaaagtgactatgcatagataagcaGCAGTGTTAAAACAAAGGGGCGGggtggtcaatgtaaatagtccgggtggccgttttattcattgttcagcagtcttatggcttggaggtagatgCTGTTAAtgggccttttggacctagacttggcgttccggtacagcttgctgtgtggtagcaaagagaacagtctatgactacggtggctggagtctttgaccaaaaaaattgtgccttcctctgaccccgcctagtgtataggtcctggatggcaggaagcttggccccagtgatgtattggtcCTTATGCACTAAACTCTAGCGTCTTCCcatcggatgccgagcagttgccgtatgaGGGgatgatgcaactggtcaggatgctcttgatggtgcagttgtaggactttttgaggatccatgccaaatattttcagtctcatGAGGGGAGAAAAGGTGAAGATGGCACGACAACACGACTGTCTTTGGACCatggtagtttgttggtgatgtggacatgaccctccttttcctgttgtccacaatcatctcctttgtctggatcacgttgagggagaggttgttgtccgggcaccacactgccagctcTCTTGACCtcctgtttagtcccagggtcctaagcttagtgatgagctttgtgggcactatggtgttgaacgctgagctgtagtcaatgaacagcattctcatacaggtgttccttttgtccaggtgggaatgggcagtgtggagtgcgattgagattgcgtcgtctgtggattggtttaggcggtatgcaaattggtgtgggtctagggtttctgggatgatggtgttgatgtgagccatgaccagcctttcagagCACTTCATGGTGACCGACGTGAGTTCTACGGGgcattttggcaggttacctttgcattcttggtgacatggactatggtggtctgcttgaaacacgtAAGTATTAGCTTTGGTCAGGGAGATAGTTGCTGTGAGTACACACCCTTGTAATGCATAAAATGAATATAGCTTGTGTGGTtggctcgcgtcactgggaagcttgcggctgggtttccctttgtagtccataatagtttgcaagccctgccacatctggcgagcgtcagagccggtgtagtaggattcaatcttagtcctctattgacggtttgcctgtttaatggtttgtatgagggcatagcaggatttattttaagtgtctggattagtgtcccgctccttgaaagcggcaactctagcctttagctctgtacggatgttgcctgtaaatccatggcttctggttgggatatgtacttactgtcactgtggggatgacatcgtcgatgcacttattgatgaagccagtgactgtggtatactcctcaatgccattggatgaatcccggaacatattccagtctgctagcaaaacagtcctgtggcgtccgtgtcatctgaccactttcgtaTTGAGTGAGTCGCTGGTACTTCCTACCTTTGCTtgttagcaggaatcaggaggatataattatggtcagatttgccaaatggagggagagctttatgcatctgtgtgtggagtaaacgtGGTCTAgagttattatttaaaaaataaataaataaattgtgacACGTGATATGCTGGTAGAAGTTCGGTCAAACGGATTTAAGATTGCCTGCGGATAAAGTCCCTGACCATTTGGAGCGCCGTTTCTGGATTAGTATTTTCTTGTCTGCTTCTGGTTAGGGATGCTAGTCCACTTATCTCTTGTTTGTGCCCAATGAATGTTATCCTGTTCTCTACAGACAATTACTGTCTCAATTGAGCTGATTCCATGCAGAACAGCTCTTGTTAGTCTTTCAGGGGGAGCTAGAAAACTTAAGATACTGAGATGTTTCTCTATGTAGGTAGGTGGtcactgatttatttattttttctctttTCCAGGTGTATGCTGAGAGGTTGCGGCCCCTTGTCACCGATGGGGTGTACTTCATGCACAAGGCCCTCACTGGTCCCAGTAAGAAGATTCTGGTGGAGGGAGCCAATGCAGCCCTCTTGGATATTGACTTTGGTGAGAACAGAAGGGTTTGAGGGGGGTAAATTATTATGCTATTTAGTGATGGCCATTGGAATATAATTTGAAGGAAATCAAATAATTTGTCTTTTTCAGGCACCTACCCGTTTGTGACATCCTCTAACTGCACTGCTGGGGGGGTGTGCACTGGCCTGGGTGTGCCCCCGTCCTATGTGGGGAGAGTGTATGGTGTGGTCAAGGCCTACACCACCCGGGTGGGCGTTGGAGCTTTCCCCACTGAGCAGGACAATGTGAGTGGATAGTGTTTTGCAGAATTGTCTTAAGTCAGGGGTGTAAACTTACTGTCTAGGAACTGTCTCTTCTAGTACTTCATATTTACATTCAGTTTATAGTGAATCCCAGATCTGACTGCTGTGTTGATTGTGGTCCAGGAGATTGGCAACTTGTTGCAGTCCAGAGGGAGGGAGTTTGGTGTGACGACGGGCCGGCGGCGCCGCTGTGGCTGGCTTGACTTGATCCTTGTCAGATACGCCCACATGGTCAACGGCTTCACTGCGTAAGGCTCGGTCTCGCCTCCTGCTTGTCCTTCTTTCTGGATGTGTTCCATACTGTATGCATTGTAATTATTGGATCACTGTGTTCAGTCTGTTGTACTTGTGTATGCCTCCACTATGTTCAGTTGCTGTCTATTTATTGCATAACTTTGTTTGACACCACTGTTTCTCTCCGACAGCATCGCTCTGACCAAGCTTGACGTCCTCGACACGCTGCCAGAGATCAAAGTGGGTGTGTCCTACACTGTAGATGACGAATCCCTTCCCAGTTTTCCTGGTAAGTTTCTCCCTGTCTAGGGGGACTTATTTTATACAGTTGCTCTGTTCACTTTACCCTTACACATTTGATTTGGCTTGCCCTGCATGCTGACTCCCATCTTATTTCCTGTCTTTCCCTCTGTAGCCAATATGGACATGCTGATGCGGGTGTCAGTGAAGTACGAGACGCTACCTGGATGGTGCTGCAGCACTGAGGATGTGCGGTGCTTTGAGGAGCTGCCCCCTCAGGCACAGAGCTACATCCGCTTCATCGAGGACTTCTTGCAAGTGCCAGGTTAGTCAAGAAACAAGTATTTATGGTGATTAAGCAGCCTTACTGAAAACCAACCCTGTTTTGATAATTGATGATATATTCACCGtgaatttgattttatttgcagTGAAATGGGTTGGAGTTGGGAAATCCAGAGAAAGCATGATCAAGCTGTTCTGATCAGTTTGGGAACTGATATCTTTTGGTTTTCTTGCCATTACAACAGCTGATTGGGAGAAGAATGATGTTGAATACTTGGATGACCATAAACCTTGGGTTAAAGTCCCAAAGTCTGTTCTGCAGAAAAGCAAAAACTTCACCAGCAATGTTATTAGTGAAATGTATAACCTGCATTCTATAGCTTTCTTTTCTTCTGATATGACAAGACAATATATTGACCATTATGTTCATCCTCTGTGTGTAATGGACAGACAGGTATTAAATCTTAAACAACTGTGGTAACCATACCAAGCTTTCATCAACCATTTAATTGAAGTAGTAATATGTttttacaacttttttttttttttttgctttctttttttaaacaagaTTTTAAAATTACTTCACCTTGCAGTTATTTTTTACACTATCTTTGCTTTTTGGTTTGCGATACTAGGCTAATGTTTTTAAGGAGGCCTCATAATTAGGTCTTTGGATGAGCTGGCCTGTTGTACGAAGGAATTATTGTCGGGATTTTAGATTCTAAAGGGATGCTGTCTGAATGCCTTGATTTCCTATTGAtcattaaaacttcttcaggattggtgggtcccctgcgggatggttgagctaatgtaggctaatgtgattagcatgaggttgtaagtaacaaacaTTTCccgggacatagacatatctgatattggcagaaagcttaaattcttgttaatctaactgcactgtccaatttacagtagctatttcagtgaaagaataccatgctattgacTGAGGCGATTGCATAGTTATTAATAAAcatattaggcacatttgggcagtcttgatacaacattttgaaatgcaatggttcattgaatcagactaaaactttgcacatacactgcc from the Oncorhynchus tshawytscha isolate Ot180627B linkage group LG33, Otsh_v2.0, whole genome shotgun sequence genome contains:
- the LOC112231322 gene encoding adenylosuccinate synthetase isozyme 2, which translates into the protein MAADSTMCNGQETASMNGEPSFKRHRESGQVESLRIPKEPRNKVTVVLGAQWGDEGKGKVVDLLALDADLVCRCQGGNNAGHTVVVDSVEYDFHLLPSGVLNKKAVSFIGNGVVIHLPGLFEEAEKNLQKGNGLQGWETRLKISDRAHIVFNFHQAVDGIQEQQRQLQAGNNLGTTKKGIGPAYSSKAARNGLRVCDLVSDFTVFAEKFRVLAGQFLTMYPDLNVDIDNELQQLKVYAERLRPLVTDGVYFMHKALTGPSKKILVEGANAALLDIDFGTYPFVTSSNCTAGGVCTGLGVPPSYVGRVYGVVKAYTTRVGVGAFPTEQDNEIGNLLQSRGREFGVTTGRRRRCGWLDLILVRYAHMVNGFTAIALTKLDVLDTLPEIKVGVSYTVDDESLPSFPANMDMLMRVSVKYETLPGWCCSTEDVRCFEELPPQAQSYIRFIEDFLQVPVKWVGVGKSRESMIKLF